The following nucleotide sequence is from Catonella massiliensis.
TTGCAAAACCGAAAAGGGTTCTAACATCAATGATTCCTATACCTCTAAGCTCTATAAGATGCTTGGTTATCTCAGGGGCGGTACCTACAAGGGTATCCTCACTTATCTTTTTAATCTCCACTACATCATCGGATACAAGGCGGTGTCCACGCTTGATAAGCTCAAGAGCCGCCTCGCTCTTACCTATGCCGCTCTCTCCCATAATGAGGACTCCCTCGCCATAGATATCTACAAATACACCATGGATAGATATCCTTGGAGCAAGCTGATGGCGCATATAACGGATGGCCTCAGCCATGAAAGCAGAGGTTGCCTTATCTGTCCAAAGTACAGGAACTCCCTTTTCTACTGCCACCTCAAGAAGCTTCTCAGGGACTTCTATTCCCCTACAGAAGATGAGGCAGGGAATCTTGTAGTCCATAAGCTTGGCCAGAACCCTAACTCCTTCATCCTCGTCCATCCTCTTAAGGTAGGCATGCTCTACATTTCCAATTACCTGGATACGCTCTGAATCAAAGTAATCAAAGAAACCTGCGAGCTGAAG
It contains:
- the hprK gene encoding HPr(Ser) kinase/phosphatase, giving the protein MYSVPLSELIEKMNLDNLTPGIDTENILIKHIDVNRPALQLAGFFDYFDSERIQVIGNVEHAYLKRMDEDEGVRVLAKLMDYKIPCLIFCRGIEVPEKLLEVAVEKGVPVLWTDKATSAFMAEAIRYMRHQLAPRISIHGVFVDIYGEGVLIMGESGIGKSEAALELIKRGHRLVSDDVVEIKKISEDTLVGTAPEITKHLIELRGIGIIDVRTLFGFASVKNFQNIDLIVKLMEWNKDYEFDRLGLEEQYTEILGVNLISHSIPIRPGRNLAIICEAAAVNNRQKKMGYNAAKEFYDRVTSNIMKNRDI